In Prevotella sp. oral taxon 475, one DNA window encodes the following:
- a CDS encoding DUF4929 family protein produces the protein MKFIKTTLLLAVVAFLAAACGNDNKDDVQMTNGVALSVVGNAFMSEDDAQGITLNVLMAFAPSKDETIELVLAGNEGDIVRLDHKTLTFKAGQKEATVKVLSNAKHALSVPRIITLTVGHTSNPQIKAADEGVKITVKPDSDIPALTPAQLQLIAGYQQKYGFDLTSLLGKVAVEATVLFNTEDKESYFNGEPQKTFKGFSIITLSEKATADTPVLKMVDNPMGLTSFFYDVLKRKTVEDTEFFLQQPYGSAIVQAIQYDASKEQFSMTLDSIRLVPSTGKVEFLVQQPDIYDDMITALPFVYRFSAWERVKELRDKGATVYVKENGKLVGYQVTDEFLKAGGSIDPKRWLALSDVSRDTFGKTPSNWIEPKGHFDFSKGTMTFVFPWDFDAANDYEQVRVTYTMHK, from the coding sequence ATGAAGTTCATAAAAACAACTCTCCTGTTGGCCGTTGTTGCTTTCCTGGCAGCAGCCTGCGGCAACGACAACAAAGACGATGTACAGATGACAAATGGCGTTGCTCTCTCTGTGGTAGGCAATGCATTCATGTCCGAAGACGATGCGCAGGGCATCACACTCAACGTGTTGATGGCCTTTGCGCCCAGTAAAGACGAAACCATTGAGCTCGTTTTGGCGGGCAACGAGGGAGACATCGTGCGCTTAGACCACAAAACCCTCACCTTCAAAGCCGGCCAGAAAGAGGCCACCGTCAAGGTGTTGTCTAACGCAAAGCACGCCCTCTCGGTGCCCAGAATCATCACGCTGACGGTTGGCCATACGTCCAACCCTCAGATAAAAGCGGCCGATGAAGGCGTGAAAATCACCGTTAAGCCCGACTCGGACATACCGGCCTTAACCCCTGCGCAGCTGCAACTCATTGCCGGATACCAACAAAAATACGGCTTCGACCTCACTTCTCTGCTCGGAAAGGTGGCTGTCGAGGCTACGGTTTTGTTCAACACCGAAGACAAAGAGAGCTATTTCAACGGCGAGCCGCAGAAAACCTTCAAGGGCTTTAGCATCATCACGCTCAGCGAAAAGGCCACGGCCGATACGCCGGTGTTAAAGATGGTGGACAATCCGATGGGGCTTACCTCGTTCTTCTACGACGTGCTGAAACGCAAAACGGTGGAAGACACCGAGTTCTTTCTCCAGCAACCCTATGGCAGTGCTATCGTTCAGGCCATCCAATACGATGCGTCCAAAGAGCAGTTCAGCATGACGCTCGACAGCATCCGGCTCGTTCCGTCTACCGGAAAAGTGGAATTCCTCGTTCAACAGCCCGATATCTACGACGATATGATCACGGCTCTGCCCTTTGTCTATCGCTTTTCGGCTTGGGAAAGGGTGAAAGAGTTGCGCGATAAAGGGGCAACGGTCTACGTGAAGGAGAACGGAAAGTTGGTGGGTTATCAGGTAACCGACGAGTTTCTCAAAGCCGGCGGCTCGATAGATCCCAAGCGTTGGCTCGCCCTTAGCGATGTCAGTCGCGACACTTTCGGCAAGACACCCTCCAATTGGATAGAGCCCAAGGGTCATTTCGACTTCTCGAAGGGGACGATGACGTTCGTTTTCCCCTGGGATTTCGATGCTGCCAACGACTATGAGCAAGTGCGTGTCACCTATACGATGCACAAATAA
- a CDS encoding Hsp20/alpha crystallin family protein: MRKNSWLPEVFDDFLTNGLMQRTNATAPAINVMENETQYIVELAAPGLRKEDFQVHVNEDGNLTIKMEQKNEVKEENEKTHYLRREFSYSKYEQTLLLPEDVDREGIAARVNDGVLRVDLPKVKKEEQKLFRPIEID; this comes from the coding sequence ATGCGTAAAAATTCTTGGTTACCCGAAGTGTTCGACGATTTTCTCACCAATGGTCTGATGCAACGCACCAACGCAACGGCACCTGCCATCAACGTGATGGAAAACGAAACGCAATATATTGTGGAGCTGGCCGCTCCCGGTTTGCGGAAAGAAGACTTCCAAGTGCACGTCAACGAAGATGGAAATCTAACCATCAAGATGGAGCAAAAGAACGAAGTGAAAGAGGAAAACGAGAAGACACACTATCTGCGTCGGGAGTTTAGCTACTCGAAATACGAGCAAACGTTGCTCCTGCCCGAAGATGTCGACCGCGAAGGCATTGCCGCCCGCGTGAACGATGGCGTTCTTAGGGTAGATCTTCCCAAGGTGAAGAAAGAAGAGCAGAAGCTGTTCCGCCCCATCGAGATTGACTAA
- a CDS encoding sirohydrochlorin chelatase — MMKKILFSILFLCAAVSVAEAKNALVVIAHGSPMESWRKPVLELETSVRNQIKAAKLKGIDYVRVALMEYTEPSVASVVKDCEAQGVDSIFALPLFIAPSGHTEEDLPNILGWKYNPYVREELAEEKTEMVKSKLPIVLGPTFYYSYVLEKVMAQRVKSFSKDAANEAVIFLAHGDEERIGFWKSLLGNVSKYVKENCGVTYVDSELIEMGHNFGNELMPLLEKAAQTKKRIFVQGIYLTSDVKRMADRHKMQERQADLVKTRGVEIVYSNEGILPASSDLVTNWVVEQTAQWLHSAR; from the coding sequence ATGATGAAGAAAATACTGTTTTCGATTCTCTTTTTGTGCGCTGCGGTGAGCGTGGCCGAGGCCAAAAACGCCCTTGTTGTCATCGCACACGGGTCGCCGATGGAGAGCTGGCGCAAGCCCGTTCTCGAACTCGAAACCTCTGTTCGCAATCAAATCAAGGCGGCCAAACTAAAGGGTATCGACTATGTTCGCGTGGCTTTGATGGAATATACCGAACCGTCGGTGGCCTCGGTGGTGAAAGATTGCGAGGCACAAGGTGTCGATTCTATCTTCGCTCTGCCGCTGTTCATCGCCCCGTCGGGCCACACCGAGGAGGATTTGCCCAACATTTTGGGTTGGAAATACAATCCCTATGTGCGCGAAGAACTGGCCGAGGAGAAAACGGAGATGGTGAAAAGCAAGCTGCCTATCGTGCTCGGGCCCACCTTTTATTATAGTTATGTGCTGGAAAAGGTGATGGCGCAACGTGTCAAATCTTTCTCGAAAGATGCTGCTAACGAGGCTGTCATCTTCCTGGCACATGGCGATGAAGAGCGCATCGGCTTTTGGAAATCGCTCTTAGGCAATGTTTCTAAATATGTAAAGGAAAATTGCGGCGTGACATACGTCGACAGCGAACTTATCGAAATGGGGCATAACTTCGGCAACGAACTCATGCCACTGCTTGAAAAAGCGGCTCAAACGAAGAAGCGCATCTTTGTTCAAGGCATCTATCTCACGTCGGATGTGAAGCGCATGGCCGACCGTCACAAGATGCAGGAACGGCAAGCTGACTTGGTAAAGACCCGCGGTGTGGAGATCGTTTACAGCAATGAGGGCATCCTTCCGGCCTCTTCCGACCTCGTAACCAACTGGGTGGTGGAACAAACCGCACAGTGGTTGCACAGTGCACGGTAG
- a CDS encoding RagB/SusD family nutrient uptake outer membrane protein yields MLFQRIHIYIIGVTTAILASCSLNIPPQDQFSDPSAITNVENARSLLSSAYLSYPHYEYEFSVLGSDFCPTSVSIKDVSLLNLYNWQEKEIGKLAPTVWLSYYNTIASCDALLERLSNVVTPKAADAEEKALIEAEVKTLKALCYFRLLQIFAPAYSLNPDGDGVILKNFLGLETNRRSSIRTCVAAIRQLLTEAEAVENNPDRNGWLSTTAVKYLLADLALYASDYAEAARYAQQVISRGSDAYFTADALARLWQNDTYKGRIFAFNTTAQVYAAIQYSPTDGDYFALNPALHFAASDLRKAYWVYPMTMNGNLRNLLGKYNKMNKEGRTSSYINTFRYAGAYYIAAEALCRQGDVEAARSLMNHYWQLVGVPEAPLGITADSLLERILTDKQREFVGEGVAFFDLKRTRRHPLDRLSQWGGAFNARITVDDYRWTFPIPSSEYRFNDNVTQNAGWAMNK; encoded by the coding sequence ATGTTATTCCAACGAATCCATATATATATAATAGGTGTAACGACAGCCATACTGGCTTCTTGCTCGCTCAACATCCCTCCGCAAGATCAGTTTTCCGATCCCTCTGCCATCACCAATGTAGAGAATGCTCGTTCGTTGCTGTCTTCTGCCTATCTGTCTTACCCGCATTACGAATACGAGTTCTCGGTGCTTGGCAGCGATTTCTGCCCCACTTCCGTCTCCATCAAAGACGTTTCTCTGTTGAATCTCTACAATTGGCAGGAGAAAGAGATCGGGAAACTGGCCCCCACCGTGTGGCTTTCTTACTACAACACCATTGCTTCCTGCGACGCTTTGCTCGAGCGACTGTCGAACGTAGTCACGCCAAAAGCCGCCGATGCCGAAGAGAAGGCCCTGATAGAGGCCGAAGTCAAGACCCTGAAGGCCCTGTGTTATTTCCGGCTTTTGCAGATTTTTGCCCCGGCCTACAGTCTGAATCCCGATGGAGACGGCGTGATTCTGAAAAACTTTTTAGGTCTTGAAACCAACCGCCGCTCGTCCATCCGCACCTGCGTGGCCGCCATTCGACAGTTGCTCACCGAGGCAGAAGCCGTAGAAAACAACCCCGATCGCAATGGATGGCTCTCTACAACGGCCGTGAAATACCTCCTGGCCGACCTCGCCCTCTATGCATCCGACTATGCCGAAGCCGCTCGTTACGCACAGCAAGTCATCAGTCGGGGCAGCGATGCCTATTTCACCGCCGACGCATTGGCCCGTCTTTGGCAGAACGACACCTACAAAGGTCGGATCTTTGCTTTCAACACCACCGCCCAGGTCTATGCTGCGATACAATATTCGCCTACCGATGGCGACTATTTCGCCCTCAATCCCGCCCTCCATTTCGCGGCTTCCGACCTGCGAAAAGCCTATTGGGTCTATCCGATGACGATGAACGGCAATCTGCGAAACCTGTTGGGCAAGTATAACAAGATGAACAAAGAGGGCCGAACCTCCTCCTATATCAACACTTTTCGTTACGCCGGAGCCTATTACATCGCAGCCGAGGCCCTCTGTCGGCAGGGCGATGTGGAGGCAGCTCGCAGCCTGATGAACCACTATTGGCAACTGGTGGGTGTGCCGGAAGCCCCCCTGGGCATCACTGCCGACAGTTTGTTGGAGCGCATTCTGACCGATAAGCAGCGCGAATTTGTGGGCGAGGGCGTGGCTTTCTTCGACCTGAAGCGCACCCGTCGACACCCGCTCGACCGACTCTCGCAGTGGGGTGGAGCCTTCAACGCCCGCATCACTGTCGACGATTATCGGTGGACCTTCCCCATCCCCAGCTCCGAATATCGCTTCAATGACAACGTTACGCAGAACGCGGGCTGGGCGATGAACAAGTGA
- a CDS encoding lipase family protein, with protein sequence MNLIEMNKTFVKEPHRLLCVAVAMFLSVSAGAQRDFSSIHTGIHASDIRVIESGVKPFPTPQKPAGTRANSFDDDNKDHHASTGWGLDYEYYRYTYPSINAKGEAITLTALAAMPTNYSVPINNIILGCHITITDNKSTPSEYITSGDWQSDVGMLVMHAKSKSASHLAYNCLVILPDYQGYGLTRDQAHPYLAQEITARQSVDALRYGIELYKTSKKNRAKIRDNWKTICIGYSQGGAVAMACQRFIETNFLDQDLHLGGSVCGDGPYDPIATLRTYLSEDKVYMPVALPLIIKGMLDYNPYMRKYALKDFFTQQFLDTGILDWIEKKEKNTTDIQKELKKLYSFQKDSKGEYIKVSEIFQPDAFALMTKKIKGEATEKNPKCDDLYTALTVNNLTEGWKPQYPVYLFHSKVDEVVPISNAESAYEKLRTDRRPDLVKRTYLDKGNHTDNGTAFYFSWWGKCYEEKAVEAIAGGEDAWRKFTP encoded by the coding sequence ATGAACCTTATAGAAATGAATAAGACTTTTGTAAAAGAGCCTCATCGCCTGCTTTGCGTGGCGGTAGCGATGTTTCTGAGCGTTTCTGCCGGGGCACAACGCGACTTTTCGTCTATCCATACCGGTATCCATGCCTCAGATATCAGGGTGATCGAAAGCGGCGTGAAGCCCTTCCCGACTCCTCAAAAACCTGCGGGCACGCGGGCAAACAGCTTCGACGACGACAACAAAGATCATCACGCCTCGACCGGATGGGGCTTGGACTATGAGTATTATCGATACACCTATCCCAGTATCAATGCCAAAGGCGAAGCCATCACACTGACTGCCTTGGCCGCTATGCCCACTAATTATTCTGTTCCGATCAACAATATCATCCTGGGATGCCATATTACCATCACCGATAACAAAAGCACACCCTCGGAATATATCACCAGCGGCGACTGGCAAAGCGATGTTGGCATGCTCGTGATGCACGCTAAAAGCAAGAGTGCCTCTCACTTGGCCTACAATTGCTTGGTGATTCTGCCCGACTATCAGGGGTATGGGCTAACACGAGACCAGGCACATCCTTATCTGGCACAAGAAATCACCGCCCGACAAAGCGTGGACGCTCTGCGCTATGGCATCGAACTGTATAAAACCAGTAAGAAAAACCGCGCCAAAATTAGAGATAACTGGAAGACGATCTGTATCGGTTATTCGCAAGGAGGGGCCGTAGCAATGGCCTGTCAGCGATTTATCGAGACCAACTTCTTGGATCAAGACTTGCACTTGGGCGGGTCGGTGTGCGGCGACGGACCTTATGATCCTATCGCCACGCTGCGAACTTATCTCTCCGAAGACAAAGTGTATATGCCTGTGGCTCTGCCGTTGATTATCAAAGGTATGCTCGACTATAATCCTTATATGAGGAAATATGCCCTCAAAGACTTTTTCACGCAGCAGTTTCTCGACACCGGCATTCTCGACTGGATAGAGAAAAAGGAGAAAAACACGACCGACATACAAAAGGAACTCAAAAAGCTATATTCCTTTCAGAAAGACAGCAAGGGCGAATATATCAAGGTGTCCGAGATATTCCAGCCCGATGCGTTTGCCTTGATGACAAAAAAGATAAAGGGAGAGGCCACGGAGAAGAATCCGAAATGCGACGATCTCTACACGGCTCTGACCGTGAACAACCTGACGGAAGGCTGGAAACCGCAATATCCCGTTTATCTTTTCCACTCGAAAGTGGACGAGGTGGTGCCCATCAGCAATGCCGAAAGTGCCTACGAAAAGCTGAGAACAGACCGCCGTCCCGACCTCGTGAAACGCACTTATCTGGACAAAGGCAACCACACCGACAACGGAACGGCCTTTTACTTCAGCTGGTGGGGCAAATGTTATGAGGAAAAAGCCGTAGAGGCTATTGCCGGTGGAGAAGACGCTTGGCGAAAGTTCACCCCCTAA
- a CDS encoding SusC/RagA family TonB-linked outer membrane protein has translation MKRALRVVCLVAVLLWAASYRVVAQESRVFGYVTDAKNEPLVGVSVKVNGSKVMTVTNADGRYQLSGTWRRGTDLVFSYIGYATRHVRFDRSGQLNVQLEENANRLGEVVVRAKSNINAIDLRAKAGVVESVDMKRLTDKPMIDLGLALQGMVAGLNVVNTGELGSTPKIRIRGNSSLRRGNEANEPLYVLDGQIISAETFYNLNPQDISSIKVLKDAAACALYGIKAANGVLEIASQRGYHGRMTVTYGLDVGVTSTGRRGIKMMDSAEKLELERLLQNPATPGYRYSRDYYERFHSTDPDKERLIAEGERRLEELRNIHTDWFKELIHNSVYQKQNLSLKGGNGATTYYVSGNYTYQGGRIEGNNKRRFGLRMSLDQQLGKMGYLMLGVNGGYAKAETPNGTSFDPTSLVYNLNPYERKTGELYSYPNRTYDDLTHQYQADTSDKEAGASVNLTLTPISGLTLAYVGGLDFSAGENHQFTPASSYSEAKTGVLTLARGIYSRTKSTTINLSSNLRATYNHIFSQLHDLTLGANIDFYRFQYDAVGITGYGVGNVDAPSAINRSLHGYRQPEVRNPRDKNAQLGIGAVAGYTFNEIYDFYLTYKADASSILPADKRWNRAWAAGIGWTPTNYGWLKGNKTLTHLNLKASYGVTANLSGVSVSNTVGTFSFSEQAYETSRSLSLLSLYNKDLKAEQNKATDIGLSMELWKRISFDVNWYNRRTEQALLDVPIPTSTGFSTLKRNIGVLQNRGIEVGLNARIIDTYDCRLRLGANLSYNENKVLSLYYTDKLYLDEQSLMPSYETGKAYDMIYGAHSLGINPLTGYPVFLTSDGKEKQATEPLTRNDLVSLGHLTPPYSGSLNASWSYRSFDFDISFYYVLGGKQRFNYQYVRNRDNAHYNAVAGQTKRMWLKRGDENKEYWTPFYTQTIAEENLALYPNSRTVGNSNYLKLSSLSLRYRLPAAVLHRVLPFVQYANVGLQGSNLYTWTAYKESDPESGTLAGTVQPIFTFHLNLTF, from the coding sequence ATGAAGAGGGCCTTAAGAGTCGTTTGCCTTGTGGCGGTGCTGCTTTGGGCGGCGTCGTACCGTGTCGTTGCGCAGGAAAGCAGAGTGTTCGGCTATGTCACCGATGCGAAAAACGAGCCTCTCGTGGGCGTGAGCGTCAAGGTGAACGGCAGCAAAGTCATGACCGTGACAAACGCAGACGGCCGTTATCAACTCAGCGGAACATGGCGACGAGGAACCGATCTCGTGTTTTCATACATCGGATATGCCACGCGCCATGTTCGATTCGACCGCTCCGGACAACTCAACGTTCAGCTCGAAGAGAATGCTAACCGACTGGGCGAAGTGGTGGTAAGGGCCAAAAGCAATATCAATGCTATCGACCTGCGCGCCAAGGCGGGGGTGGTGGAGAGCGTAGACATGAAACGACTCACCGACAAACCTATGATCGACCTCGGCTTAGCCTTACAGGGCATGGTGGCAGGACTGAACGTTGTCAACACCGGCGAACTGGGTTCTACGCCCAAAATACGCATCCGCGGCAACTCTTCGCTGCGCCGTGGCAACGAGGCGAACGAGCCTTTGTACGTGCTCGATGGGCAAATCATCTCTGCCGAGACGTTTTATAATCTCAATCCGCAGGACATCAGCAGCATCAAAGTGCTCAAAGATGCCGCCGCTTGTGCTCTTTATGGCATCAAAGCAGCCAACGGTGTGCTCGAGATTGCTTCGCAACGTGGCTATCATGGACGAATGACGGTGACCTATGGGCTCGATGTTGGCGTTACTTCTACCGGTCGAAGGGGTATCAAAATGATGGATTCGGCCGAGAAATTGGAGCTCGAACGACTGCTCCAAAACCCCGCTACGCCGGGCTATCGCTATAGCCGCGACTACTATGAACGCTTCCATTCCACCGATCCCGATAAGGAACGACTCATCGCCGAGGGAGAACGTCGACTTGAAGAGCTGAGAAATATCCACACCGATTGGTTCAAAGAGCTCATTCACAACAGCGTGTATCAAAAGCAGAACCTCAGCCTGAAGGGCGGAAACGGGGCTACTACGTATTATGTTTCGGGCAATTATACCTATCAAGGAGGCCGAATCGAGGGCAACAACAAACGGCGTTTCGGGCTCAGAATGAGCTTAGACCAACAGCTGGGAAAGATGGGTTATCTCATGTTAGGCGTCAATGGAGGTTATGCTAAGGCAGAAACACCCAACGGAACAAGCTTCGATCCTACTTCGTTGGTCTACAATCTCAATCCTTATGAACGAAAAACGGGCGAGCTTTATTCCTATCCCAACCGCACATACGACGATCTTACGCATCAGTATCAAGCCGATACCAGCGACAAAGAAGCAGGAGCGAGCGTCAATTTGACCCTTACTCCGATCTCCGGACTTACTCTTGCTTATGTCGGTGGACTGGATTTCTCCGCCGGAGAGAACCACCAATTCACACCGGCCTCTTCTTATTCGGAGGCCAAAACGGGCGTTCTGACCCTGGCAAGAGGCATCTATAGCCGAACGAAGTCTACTACCATCAATCTCTCGAGCAACCTTCGTGCAACCTATAATCACATCTTCTCCCAACTGCACGACCTCACACTCGGAGCCAATATCGACTTTTACAGATTTCAATACGATGCGGTGGGCATCACCGGTTACGGCGTTGGGAATGTCGATGCCCCATCAGCCATCAATCGTTCGCTGCATGGCTATCGACAACCAGAGGTAAGAAACCCGCGAGATAAGAACGCACAGTTGGGCATTGGGGCTGTTGCCGGCTACACATTCAATGAAATCTACGACTTCTATCTTACCTATAAGGCCGACGCCTCTTCCATCTTGCCCGCCGATAAGCGGTGGAACAGAGCTTGGGCTGCAGGTATCGGATGGACTCCCACGAACTATGGATGGCTGAAAGGCAACAAAACCCTTACCCATCTCAACCTGAAAGCTTCGTATGGCGTAACGGCCAACCTCAGCGGAGTGAGTGTTTCGAACACCGTCGGCACCTTTTCTTTCTCCGAACAGGCTTATGAAACGAGTCGTTCGCTCTCTCTTCTCTCGCTCTACAACAAGGATTTGAAGGCCGAACAGAACAAAGCCACCGACATCGGACTGTCGATGGAACTTTGGAAACGCATCTCTTTCGACGTGAACTGGTACAATCGGCGCACCGAACAAGCCTTGCTCGATGTGCCGATACCCACAAGTACGGGTTTCTCTACCCTCAAACGGAATATCGGCGTGCTGCAAAACCGAGGTATAGAAGTGGGCTTGAATGCGCGGATAATCGACACTTACGACTGCCGACTCCGTCTTGGTGCCAACCTTTCTTATAACGAAAACAAAGTGTTGAGCCTTTATTACACCGATAAACTCTATCTCGACGAGCAGTCGCTCATGCCCAGTTACGAGACGGGAAAGGCTTATGACATGATATACGGAGCCCATTCGCTGGGTATCAATCCGCTAACGGGCTATCCGGTGTTCCTCACTTCCGACGGAAAAGAGAAGCAAGCCACCGAGCCCCTCACCCGAAACGACCTCGTCTCGCTCGGACATCTCACACCGCCTTACAGCGGAAGCCTCAACGCAAGTTGGTCTTACCGCTCGTTCGACTTCGACATCTCTTTCTATTATGTGCTCGGCGGCAAGCAACGATTCAACTATCAGTATGTCAGAAATCGAGACAACGCCCACTACAATGCCGTTGCCGGGCAGACGAAACGAATGTGGTTGAAGCGTGGAGACGAAAATAAAGAATACTGGACGCCGTTTTACACGCAGACCATCGCCGAAGAAAACCTTGCTCTCTACCCCAATTCGCGCACCGTGGGCAACAGTAATTACTTGAAACTATCGAGCCTTTCGTTGCGTTATCGCCTTCCTGCGGCGGTGCTTCATCGCGTGTTGCCCTTTGTGCAGTATGCCAATGTAGGCTTGCAAGGTTCCAATCTCTATACATGGACGGCTTATAAGGAGTCCGATCCCGAAAGTGGCACGCTGGCAGGAACGGTTCAACCCATCTTCACCTTTCACCTCAACCTCACTTTTTAA
- a CDS encoding sugar O-acetyltransferase, producing MKTEMEKMRSREAYAFADAEIRASFVHAKKLCARLNRISSVDEGYREMIEELVPGLPASSEICPPFTCDHGHGIRMGEHSFINYGCVVLDEAFVTIGHHVKIGPHCQLFTPQHPIDYRQRREPRETAFPITIGDDTWLGGGVVVCPGVTIGRRCIIAAGSVVIRDVPDDCMAAGNPAVVKKRLA from the coding sequence ATGAAAACAGAAATGGAAAAGATGCGCAGTAGGGAGGCCTATGCCTTTGCCGATGCCGAGATTCGGGCCAGTTTTGTGCATGCCAAGAAGCTGTGTGCCAGGCTCAACCGCATCAGTAGTGTTGACGAAGGCTATCGTGAAATGATAGAAGAGCTCGTGCCGGGGCTACCCGCCTCGTCGGAGATTTGCCCGCCTTTCACCTGCGATCACGGGCATGGCATCCGCATGGGCGAACATTCTTTCATCAATTATGGTTGCGTGGTGCTCGACGAAGCTTTCGTCACCATCGGCCATCACGTTAAGATTGGGCCGCATTGCCAGCTTTTCACGCCCCAGCATCCCATCGACTATCGGCAGAGAAGAGAGCCACGAGAGACGGCTTTCCCTATAACCATCGGCGACGACACGTGGTTGGGCGGCGGCGTGGTGGTTTGTCCCGGCGTCACCATTGGCCGGCGGTGCATCATCGCAGCCGGTTCGGTGGTGATACGCGATGTTCCCGACGACTGTATGGCTGCCGGAAACCCCGCCGTGGTGAAGAAACGACTGGCGTGA